ACCAAAAGAGTGCTTGTCCTCATTTCATGTCATCATCACATAGAACTTAACCCAATACCTCATCTCAAAGTTAAACTTGACTCTATTTAGTAACCAACATTTAGAGTGGAATTAAACTTCAGTAATGAAATAGGCACCAAGGCATAAGAGGTGTAAGacaaatgaaggaaaacatagAGTTGAAGAGTGTAGAAATTACTGTTtgtccaacattaacatttacatttagtcatttagcagacgcttttatccaaagcgacttacaggaagaataaacaacaacacatcGTGGGTGATGTAATTGATATGTATGATGTATTAAATTGTGAGATATGtgcattaaaatcacataaggcaagataagttaagataagagagagtaaaaatgatatatatatatatatatatatatatatatatatatataatttatatatatatatataattttatattttatatatatatatatataattttatattttatatatatatatatatatatatatatatatatatatattgtttggaaaataaaatactgactCATTCATATTATTCAGGAAAGAGGCATTCAGTGTTGGCTCATGAACATTCGCTTACTATGAAAAACAACGGCATTATTTCGGTAGGTTTTCCACTTTTCCGTGGTTACCTGAACGCACCATGACACTGGCAGCTAGCCTAGCCGGCTAACTTGGCTAATCTGATTTATCGTCTCGGTTAAGCGCACGTAACGTTAGCCAGGATTACCATATTTAGTTTTCCCATATCTGGAGTTCAACGTAATATCTGCCTGACACCAAATACACACTAATTGTCCAGAATGGCATCGCTTGGGGAGCCCGTGCGGTTGGAAAGAGGTAAAGTTAATTGgctagctagcgttagctgagAAATATTTGTTGTGATCCAGGGAGACATTAGCTTAAACTAGCTTAGGTAGCATTAGCTGAATATAGGTGGTGATGGCTTTTGACAGCATACTTTCTTGTTTTAGTTGACTAACTTTGCGTTAACGATGTCTTGCTGATAGCCAATATTTATGGCTTTCTCTAATTGTGCATATTCAGGGCACTGAGCGAAAGTAACGATAGTTTTCACGGCTACATTGTTTTACTTAGCACACAAGCTAACTAGCCAATATTAGTGACATCCTAGGTGTGTTAAAGGAGCAACCATTGCCTGTTTATTACGATTTTTATAAATCTTATGTATTTACAGTATATAGGCTCAGTGGATGCCAGCATAAGTGAGGTTGTATACACTTTGTTGCACCAGCTTGATTATAAATAGCAGAAAGGGCgaagaaatatttacatttcagtGGAAATGCTGACATTAGCTCCTGCTGTGTCTGCTAAGACACTGTGGGTTTACTTTAACAAGCCCCCACCCAACTAATGTGCCCTTAAGCTGAAGAGAAGCACTGAGTATATGTGAAACAATCACTACGTTgttgcttttatccaaagcgacttacaggaagaataaacaacaacacatcatgGGTGATGTAATTGATATGTATGATGTATTAAATTGTGAGATATGtgcattaaaatcacataaggtaagataagttaagataagagagagtaaaaattatatatatatatatatatatatatatatatatatatatatatataatttatatatatatatatatatatataatgtatatatatatatatatattattttatattttatatatatatatatatatatattgttgtagGAAGTTGTAGCTTCTGGTTTCAATTATTCACTTCCTCCTCGCTATTAAAATCGAACAAATAAACTACTTGCAAACATGTTATCAAAACATTGGAGGAAAACAGCTCACacatgtttttgtcattgtatGTTGGTGTAATTTACTCCTAATTGGATTTATTTTGACAGAGCAGCTGATAATGTTTGACCCCATCCCCTCTGTGGTAGCAGAAGTAGTTACTCAGTAGTATAACACAATGTTCATGTTTTGCTGGCATTGAATGGACTAAATGAAGGTGcattatgtttatttcattatttatcaaTAAGCACTGCAACTTGCTCTGGAGTGCAATTTGTGAAAGTTGCTTAAGTTATGGAGCTTCGCAGATAATTTTATTTATGGTAGACAAACAGTGTTGCAAGCCAAAACAAGCTTCCCCACAGggagtttttcttttataatcaAACAAATGTTATGCAAGTCAAGGCAAATTCAATCACAGACTAATTTAAGACATGTTAATTGACATAagttattaattcattattttagaTCCTCATTATGTGGCAAAAGCACCGAGTTTTTGCTGAACTTATTTATAGTTTCATTAGTACAGCTGGAGTACTGACATTAGGAAGCTGTCATTTCCTTTGGGATTCTATTTTCAGACATGagtaaaaaatatctttgaTGGTggtttgtgtgttcttgttgACAGATATTAACCGTGCTGTTGAACTGCTCGATAAGCtccagaggacaggagaagtgCCTCCCCAGAAGCTGCAGGCGCTGCAGAGGGTCCTACAGAGTGAATTCTGTAACGCTGTCAGAGAGGTGAGACCCTTTGTCTGTGCTATTCCGAAAACACTTAAACGCAGAATGAGTAGGATTTGTATGTCATGGTTTgtaaaacacaacattcaagGTTGGCCCCTCCTCTCCGACACTCACAACAATTAATTAGCCAGTGAGTTTAGCAATCTGTAGCCCAGCTAGCTAATAGATATAGTATCCACACAAGAGAGTTTAGGGAAGCTTCCATCTCGGGATTAGTGTGTCAGCCGAGCCACGCCCAGAAACGTCCTGAACacatcaaaatgaaaagaaaagggaaaatacAGCAAGAGGGTggggtctctgcagatacagacacagccATACACTTAatcataagtgatgattgaggattactttttttatcagtcttttcattgtgtttttggaAAATCTACTCAttttgcttttctcttttccctTTTCTCTTCTGGTGTATTTAAACGtgtttaaaaactgaatttggtTTGTCAACTTTCTGTTAATCTTCAGGAAATGTGGAGAGCTGCTGCTCCGATGTGACTAAATATTGTCCAAAATCTCTCTTCAGGTTTATGAACATGTGTATGAAACTGTGGACATCAACAGCAGTCCTGAGGTCAGGGCCAACGCCACAGCGAAGGTACACAAGTCCAAAAACATCTAATACACGAGAATCTCTTTCTAATCTTAATTTCAGGccatttgtttctctttatttgAACGCCTCATATTGAGAGAAATAAACACAGTGCATTTGGAAAGGTTGAACAAAAACCCTTTGTTTATTTGTAGGCTACTGTGGCAGCTTTTGCAGCAAGTGAGGGACACTCACATCCACGTGTCGTAGAACTGCCCAAGACAGAAGAAGGCCTGGGTTTTAATATAATGGGTGGAAAGGAACAAAACTCGCCTATATACATCTCACGGATCATCCCAGGAGGCATCGCTGACCGACATGGAGGCCTGAAGAGAGGCGACCAGCTGCTCTCCGTTAATGGGGTGGTACGTTCAACTCACAGCATCATGACTTTAGCATGACACCAACTTCAGTCTGATGACATGTCCACATTTAAGGCTCAATGCATTTCCATACATTTAGTCAAAGCTGATGTTTAAGTGAATTCAACATCCGTCTTAACAGCGTCACTTACACACTTACTTTTATGTCACTTTGCCTGTTTTTACCATGAATTTTGTCACTCACATGgtacatttttattgtgattgtCTCTCCGAAGCTCACCTGAACTTCCTTAGCAGAGAACTGAGTTAACAGCGAAATGTAGCTTTTTATGTTTAGTATGTCCAACTCCAAGGAAGACATGTGACTCCAGAAATAAGGCAACAAAGGAATATTTTCATCTGAATTAGTAGTAGAAGCTGATAAACAATAGCCAGTTATTAGGATTTTATAGAGCCTCCATTCAAACTGACCTAACACAAAGTGGATATCGGAAGAACTATGTTTTAAACTAACCCTGTCAACTTTTATGTTTTAGTAGTTTGTCCTCAGTTCGACAGTGAGGACACTCAAGCATTTCCTCGTGCATGTATGCAACACATAATCCTTCCAATAGTTTTACACTGTTTCACTGATCGGCTGTTGGTGGTTGTAAGAATCGCAGCCATTAAATGTAGCAAGGCACCAACAGCGGCTGCAAGGAGACGGCGAGTAAACAAATGTGGATGTAAACAATAAAGGTTTAAAATTCTTCTGAAAATTGGCTGTCATAACCTTTTATGAGGAAGGAAAATGcattcaacacatttttattaggCTTTACGGACACACACATTGGTGAGAAAAAGTGAACgtatgtaatatatttttatttatgtgtaagTCAGCAGATGTGCTTCGTTATTGTGAAATTCCAGTATCAGCCAAAGACGATCATCCaattgatttttgtttattGCTCGGTTTGTTCTCTCACTAAAATGTCCAAGTTTAAAACTTTTATATATAAGTCGAGCCAGGCTGCCAAACCTTATGCTGGAGTTATGTTCTCCCATACCTATAAAGCACTGAGGTTATTGCTTCTTCCATAGGTTATGACATTCCTTGTGGCTTAACAATTGCCCTCAGTATATTGGTTTTTGGATTATAAACCTATAAAAACGGTAGACTTTATTACAGTTGTTTTGCCTCTCTGCGATAAAATTTTacagtatgtttttgtgtgtttttccagaGTGTGGAAGGTGAGCACCACGAGAAAGCTGTGGAGCTCCTCAAAGCAGCTCAGGGCACAGTGAAGCTGGTAGTAAGGTACACCCCCAAAGTCCTCGAGGAGATGGAGTCACGCTTTGAGAAAATGAGGTCGGCGAAGCGCCGGCAACAGAACAACTACCCCCAGTAGGATTTTTCTGTATTGATGCCCAGCTCCCATGTCTCTCCTCCTCTAGCCTTCTGGCCATATGTTCTGGTCTCTTTCTTATCTCCCtgcccccaaaaaaaacaaacaaacacagctttagttttagttcccACTCACACATGCTGTTTATTGTGCTTCTACCCTTTTCTGTAGCATTTTTAATATTCGCCATTGTTAAACGGGACACTACAACTCTAGACAAACACTATGATGATCATGATTGTCGGTGTAGTCGGTCGCTCACACGTGTGCATTATTTTTGAATTGACAATTTGAATGCGACTCTGAGTGCTTTTGAGACCAACTACACGATTCCTTTGACTGGAAAGgtagtgtttttaattgttttatcacAACCACTACCAAGTGCCTCAGGGCAAACACGTTTATCTTATGTACTCTGTTCaccattatatttttctttttaacagttTTGAGTCAAGTACAGGTAATTAAATGCTTGTGGCAGGAACTACTCCATGCTTTGCatctgtttttctgaaaaagatCATTTGATTTGATGTAAATACATGGTAgacatatgtttaaaaaaccctttaactGTGCAAAGGTGAAAAAAGatgcagttttatttttgttgccaCTCTACAGGCATGTCTGGAGGAGTAGATGACAgtttgaattatttaaaaaaaatagtaatatgtGGGATAATAAGGGAAACCACAGAAAGGACacttcaaaacaaaatgatggattatgttttcagatttttctCCGGGCTTACCTTTTTAAGTCTTCTAACGTCATAGCACACTATAAAAAGCTCAGCAGCTACTGTAAGTGATGTAATGGGGTCTCAGCAACTTTTGAACTAAATTCCTGCCAACACAGAGACTCGCATTTCTACTTTTATCGAAGTAATAAGCAAAGACCTCGCTGTCAGAATGACATGAGACGAAACCTGTTCAGCTTCTGATTAATTCATCTTCACATAAATCACgaatgtactgtatgtcatGTTTTTTGCCAGATGCGGTACTTAATGAGAAGTCAGTTAAAATCTGTCtttgatcttcttttttttttttaaactgcttgTTTGCATCATTCAGTGAAAATTCAGAAGGaggaaaaataagacattcataTCAAGCAATCTCTTTAGGTCACATAAATGCCTAATGTGAGCTTCCATCATTGTTAAATACATTCAGTAGCATGGCTGTTTTATGGCTACTCCATATCCAGACTTTACACAGTGTTTTGGGGGAATATGCTGTAAATCTGTTTAATtggcatatttattttttttgtaagtttttaactttgttttttctttgtgtgtggaGTGTTTGTCAATGAAAAAATCACTtcatttgaacttttttttccacttacatctttaaatgttttgaatgaAATACAGCAAATGACACCAGTGCTGCAATAAGATGTACAGAAAATGTCTTGAAATTTGAATAACAGTTTACTTTTATGATGCTTACACTCCATTCAAAGACAAGTACCCCTATTCATTTCAATCATacccttttttgtcttttttatcatctttAACACTCTTCTTTCCTCCATTATAGCCAACATTTTACTGGCAACCATGTACACTGTATGTAATATACAAACTGCACAATATGTTAAAATAAGAATGATGATGACAAACATTTTGTTACTAAATACTGCCAAACAGTCAAGCTTGTTCTGATATGCGGTTTTAAGCAggttaatgtaaaaaaacatgtcaataaCCCCGCAACGTACTGTAAATGTAGGCTTTTCTCTCACAATTACAACACttttaaacaatgtttttatagttttaaagTGTTTGCAGACTGCATGTTTAGCTACCAATGGATATTTCTTCTTATGATGTGGAATATTAATGCTTGATTTAGAAGCCTGAATCCTAACCTCATGCTACATGCACCATGTAACTCAAACAAGTCTGCAAGTCATGACTTTATTTAGCATATTTAACCATTTAAACATgagtatactttttttttttgctttcccagcaaggggaaaaaatgaagtaatttcaataaaaatgacataaatgtcCCCCAAAATCAATTATATTCCAGAGACTTATTCACAAACGTGTTTTGTTTCAGACAGTAGATGCAGTATGATGTATATAGAATGATGTGAGCCGTACTATTGTCCGGTCTCAGGAACAACAACTCACATCATTGAGAGAGGAAGGTAGTAATGATGAAAAGATTTATTTAACTGGTATAAAGTTAGGTGGATGGTGGATAAAGTAACAGAAACGCACGGCCTTGTGTGAATGCAGGAAAGCTTTGCCTTCAGTCTCTTTGAATGGTGTTTGTTCTCTGATTTTGA
The Centropristis striata isolate RG_2023a ecotype Rhode Island chromosome 2, C.striata_1.0, whole genome shotgun sequence DNA segment above includes these coding regions:
- the lin7c gene encoding protein lin-7 homolog C, producing MASLGEPVRLERDINRAVELLDKLQRTGEVPPQKLQALQRVLQSEFCNAVREVYEHVYETVDINSSPEVRANATAKATVAAFAASEGHSHPRVVELPKTEEGLGFNIMGGKEQNSPIYISRIIPGGIADRHGGLKRGDQLLSVNGVSVEGEHHEKAVELLKAAQGTVKLVVRYTPKVLEEMESRFEKMRSAKRRQQNNYPQ